The following are encoded together in the Arcticibacterium luteifluviistationis genome:
- the miaB gene encoding tRNA (N6-isopentenyl adenosine(37)-C2)-methylthiotransferase MiaB, whose product MEDLKGKMKELSAEEKADLDQARITADEETVGTKKLFIESYGCAMNFADSEVVTSILRDEGYSTTSKEYEASLILLNTCSIRDNAEQKVRKRLALINARNKGRKGVKVGVLGCMAERLKTQLLEEEKIVDMVVGPDAYRDLPNLIKEVEGGQKAVNVFLSREETYADITPVRLGSNGVTAFVSIMRGCDNMCSFCVVPYTRGRERSRSASTIVAEAQDLFDKGYREVTLLGQNVDSYKWKNEAGEIETNFAQLLALVADINPLLRVRFSTSHPKDITDEVLHTIKKYENVCNYIHLPAQSGSNRILELMNRTYTREWYINRIDKIREILGEDCGISHDMIAGFCTETEEDHQETLSLMDYVKYDYGYMYYYSERPGTPAAKKFEDDVTLEIKKKRLDDIIQKQRGHALERNNLSIGTIKKVLIEGVSKRSDDFLQGRTDDNKMVIIPKDKHKKGDYVQVKITECTSATLKGIALAEELA is encoded by the coding sequence ATGGAAGATTTAAAAGGTAAAATGAAGGAGCTCTCTGCTGAAGAAAAGGCTGATTTAGATCAGGCTAGAATTACTGCGGATGAAGAAACTGTAGGGACTAAAAAGCTCTTTATAGAAAGTTATGGCTGTGCCATGAACTTTGCAGACAGCGAAGTAGTAACCTCTATCTTAAGAGATGAAGGATACTCTACCACGTCAAAAGAATACGAAGCATCTTTAATTTTATTAAACACATGCTCCATTAGAGATAATGCAGAGCAAAAAGTAAGAAAAAGACTTGCTCTTATAAATGCGAGAAATAAAGGCCGCAAGGGAGTAAAAGTGGGTGTTTTGGGCTGTATGGCTGAAAGGTTAAAAACACAATTACTTGAAGAAGAAAAAATAGTGGATATGGTGGTAGGTCCTGATGCCTATCGTGATTTGCCTAATTTAATTAAAGAGGTAGAGGGTGGTCAAAAAGCCGTCAATGTCTTCTTATCTAGAGAAGAAACCTATGCCGACATCACTCCTGTTAGACTTGGCTCCAATGGCGTTACTGCCTTTGTATCCATTATGCGTGGCTGTGATAATATGTGCAGCTTCTGTGTAGTACCATATACTAGAGGACGAGAAAGAAGCCGAAGTGCCAGCACTATTGTGGCAGAAGCCCAGGACCTTTTTGACAAAGGATACCGTGAAGTAACCCTATTAGGTCAAAATGTAGATTCTTATAAATGGAAAAATGAGGCCGGTGAAATAGAAACGAACTTTGCCCAGTTATTGGCATTGGTGGCAGATATTAACCCATTATTAAGAGTACGATTCTCTACCTCGCATCCAAAAGACATTACAGATGAGGTTTTACATACTATAAAGAAGTATGAAAACGTGTGTAACTATATCCATTTGCCAGCTCAAAGTGGTAGCAACAGGATATTAGAGTTAATGAACAGAACTTATACCAGGGAGTGGTACATTAATAGAATTGATAAAATTCGTGAAATTCTAGGCGAAGATTGCGGTATTTCTCATGATATGATTGCTGGCTTTTGTACAGAAACGGAAGAAGACCATCAAGAAACATTGAGCCTAATGGATTATGTCAAATATGACTATGGCTACATGTATTATTATTCTGAAAGGCCTGGTACACCGGCGGCCAAAAAATTTGAAGACGACGTTACCCTTGAAATTAAGAAAAAGAGACTTGACGATATTATTCAAAAACAACGCGGACACGCTCTAGAGAGGAATAACCTTTCCATAGGCACTATTAAAAAAGTTTTAATAGAAGGTGTCAGTAAGCGTTCTGATGACTTTTTGCAAGGCCGAACAGATGACAACAAAATGGTTATTATACCAAAAGACAAGCACAAAAAAGGTGATTATGTACAGGTTAAAATAACAGAGTGCACTTCTGCCACATTAAAAGGCATAGCACTCGCTGAAGAACTAGCTTAA
- a CDS encoding sigma 54-interacting transcriptional regulator translates to MTNSTEIQAVKNRFGIIGNAAPLNYALNIAIQVAPTDLTVLISGESGSGKESFSKIIHGLSPRKHGPFIAINCGAIPEGTIDSELFGHTKGAFTGALDDRKGYFETTDSGTIFLDEIGEMPLGTQSRLLRVLENGEFIQVGSSKVKKTNVRVVAATNVNLIEAVDRGKFREDLYYRLNTVPISVPPLRDRGFDMELLFIKFTSDFAEKNRSEPVELTEAARKVLTSFRFPGNIRQLKNIAEQITLLEPSRVVNAEALEKYIPKNQSSRLPALIRQFGGQDSSDISEREILYKVLFDMRKDVTELKKLVLGMLKGGHVSDEFVHENSRLFQDLQSDGSGLSSEIDEENSYPIYTKEDDKTVVTIDNLQGKRDNVEDITHEMEEESLSLEKNENEMILKALRKNNFKRKYAAMDLGISERTLYRKIKQYDIEDEK, encoded by the coding sequence ATGACTAACAGTACAGAAATACAAGCTGTTAAAAACAGATTTGGAATTATAGGGAATGCCGCTCCACTTAACTATGCCCTGAATATTGCGATTCAGGTGGCCCCTACTGACTTAACGGTTTTGATTAGTGGAGAAAGTGGAAGTGGTAAAGAGTCTTTTTCCAAAATTATTCATGGCCTAAGCCCAAGAAAACATGGGCCTTTTATAGCTATAAACTGTGGTGCCATTCCGGAAGGCACCATTGACTCAGAACTTTTTGGTCATACCAAAGGAGCCTTCACAGGAGCTTTAGATGATAGGAAAGGTTACTTTGAAACTACAGATTCAGGCACCATATTTCTTGATGAAATAGGAGAAATGCCACTGGGTACGCAGTCTAGGCTTTTAAGAGTTTTAGAAAATGGCGAGTTTATTCAAGTAGGTTCTTCCAAAGTCAAAAAGACAAATGTACGTGTGGTGGCCGCTACTAATGTCAATTTAATAGAAGCAGTAGATAGAGGTAAATTTAGAGAAGACCTTTATTACAGGCTTAATACAGTTCCCATTTCGGTACCTCCTTTGCGTGACAGAGGTTTTGACATGGAATTACTTTTCATAAAGTTTACTTCTGACTTTGCCGAAAAAAATAGAAGCGAGCCTGTAGAATTAACAGAAGCCGCTAGAAAGGTGCTCACCTCTTTTCGGTTTCCAGGTAATATCCGTCAATTAAAGAACATTGCGGAGCAAATAACACTTTTGGAACCTTCTCGCGTTGTAAATGCAGAGGCCTTAGAAAAATACATTCCAAAAAATCAATCTAGTCGTTTACCTGCCTTAATTAGGCAATTTGGAGGTCAAGATAGCAGCGACATCTCAGAAAGAGAAATACTATATAAAGTACTTTTTGACATGCGTAAAGACGTTACTGAGCTTAAAAAATTGGTTTTAGGAATGCTAAAAGGTGGGCACGTGAGCGATGAATTTGTTCACGAAAACTCCCGACTATTCCAAGACCTTCAGAGTGATGGCTCCGGCCTATCTTCTGAAATAGATGAAGAAAATTCTTACCCAATTTATACTAAGGAAGACGATAAAACCGTAGTCACTATTGACAACCTTCAAGGGAAGCGTGATAATGTGGAAGACATTACTCACGAAATGGAAGAGGAGTCGCTTTCTTTAGAAAAAAATGAGAACGAAATGATTTTAAAGGCATTACGTAAAAATAATTTCAAAAGGAAATACGCTGCCATGGATCTAGGTATTTCTGAAAGAACACTTTATCGTAAAATAAAACAGTATGATATTGAGGATGAAAAATAG
- a CDS encoding LptE family protein translates to MKNSKAKVSKLSMPNISLIFLFAFCLQSCGIYSFTGTSLSPDLETITIQNFGVATAGGPQNLAIDFNEALKEYYQRNTNLKLVPNDGDLFLAGSIITYEMTPVATSASDQAASNRLTVSVEVTFQNTQNEDDSFDKEFSFYQDFPQEQSLTDVEKRLVPTIIDQLVLNIFNDTAAQW, encoded by the coding sequence ATGAAAAATAGCAAAGCTAAAGTGTCAAAACTGTCAATGCCAAATATTAGTTTAATCTTTCTTTTCGCTTTTTGTTTGCAAAGCTGTGGGATCTACTCTTTCACTGGAACCTCTTTATCTCCTGATTTAGAAACTATAACTATTCAAAATTTCGGTGTTGCTACGGCGGGTGGGCCTCAAAATCTAGCCATCGATTTCAACGAGGCATTAAAAGAATATTATCAGCGAAACACCAATCTCAAATTAGTCCCTAACGATGGAGATTTATTTTTGGCTGGCTCCATTATTACTTATGAAATGACACCTGTAGCCACAAGTGCTAGTGACCAGGCCGCCTCAAATAGGCTTACAGTTTCGGTGGAAGTTACTTTTCAAAACACGCAAAACGAAGATGATAGTTTTGACAAAGAGTTTTCGTTTTATCAGGATTTTCCGCAGGAACAGTCACTTACTGATGTAGAGAAACGTCTTGTACCTACTATTATAGACCAACTCGTTCTTAACATATTTAATGACACGGCGGCACAATGGTAA
- the secG gene encoding preprotein translocase subunit SecG, producing MINTILILMVIAALLLIVVILVQNPKGGGLSSEFGGGATSQMFGVQKTGDILEKLTWGFFTFIIVGSLFTGLYLKNAQSSTGNSLLDVESSQAAPATAPSLPSTSPAPGLTAPIEVPAE from the coding sequence ATGATAAATACAATCTTAATATTAATGGTCATTGCAGCTTTATTGCTGATAGTGGTAATTTTAGTTCAAAACCCAAAAGGTGGTGGATTATCAAGTGAGTTTGGTGGCGGTGCTACTTCTCAGATGTTTGGTGTTCAAAAAACCGGTGATATCTTAGAAAAACTAACTTGGGGTTTCTTCACTTTTATAATTGTGGGGTCACTTTTTACAGGTTTGTATTTGAAAAATGCTCAAAGCTCAACAGGCAATAGTTTATTGGATGTAGAAAGTTCGCAAGCTGCTCCAGCTACGGCTCCTTCTTTACCTAGTACTTCTCCTGCTCCAGGCTTAACAGCTCCAATAGAAGTTCCGGCTGAATAG
- a CDS encoding co-chaperone GroES — protein sequence MSVNVKPLADRVLVEASAAEEKTAFGIIIPDTAKEKPQKGIVVAVGPGKKDEPVTVKVGDNVLYGKYSGTELTVEGKEYLIMRESDIFAIV from the coding sequence ATGTCAGTAAACGTGAAACCCTTAGCGGACAGAGTATTAGTAGAAGCTTCGGCTGCTGAAGAAAAAACAGCATTCGGAATCATCATACCTGATACTGCAAAAGAAAAACCTCAAAAAGGAATTGTAGTGGCTGTAGGCCCAGGAAAAAAAGATGAACCAGTTACTGTAAAAGTTGGTGATAATGTACTTTATGGCAAATATTCTGGCACAGAGCTTACTGTAGAAGGAAAGGAGTATTTGATCATGCGTGAATCAGATATTTTCGCAATAGTATAA
- the groL gene encoding chaperonin GroEL (60 kDa chaperone family; promotes refolding of misfolded polypeptides especially under stressful conditions; forms two stacked rings of heptamers to form a barrel-shaped 14mer; ends can be capped by GroES; misfolded proteins enter the barrel where they are refolded when GroES binds), producing MAKQIHFDTEARDRMKKGIDTLANAVKVTLGPKGRNVIIDKKFGSPAITKDGVTVAKEIELKDVIENMGAQLVKEVASKTADQAGDGTTTATVLAQAIYTIGAKNVAAGANPMDLKRGIDKAVTAVVASLAKQSNAISTSKEVTQVASISANNDIEIGQMISDAMDKVGKEGVITVEEARGTETEVKTVEGMQFDRGYLSPYFVTNAEKMDAEMENPFILISEKKVSSMKELLPVLEAVAQTSRPLMIIAEDVDGEALATLVVNKIRGSLKICAVKAPGFGDRRKAMLEDIAVLTGGTVISEERGFKLENADITLLGQAEKIIVDKDNTTIVNGSGDKEAISGRVNQIKAQIETTTSDYDREKLQERLAKLSGGVAIIYIGAATEVEMKEKKDRVDDALHATRAAVEEGIVAGGGVALIRAQAALEGLEGANADEKTGIAIIRQAIESPLRTIVANCGGEGSVVVMEVKNGIGAYGYNAREDKYEDLIKAGIIDPTKVTRLALENAASISGMLLTTEAVVSDIPEEKSDMGGHGHPGGGMGGMM from the coding sequence ATGGCAAAACAAATTCACTTCGATACCGAAGCTAGAGATAGAATGAAAAAGGGAATTGACACCCTTGCCAATGCTGTCAAAGTAACATTAGGACCAAAAGGAAGAAATGTTATCATAGATAAAAAATTTGGTTCTCCTGCTATCACTAAAGATGGTGTTACAGTAGCCAAAGAAATTGAGCTTAAAGATGTTATTGAAAACATGGGAGCTCAGTTAGTTAAAGAAGTTGCTTCTAAAACTGCTGACCAAGCTGGTGACGGTACTACTACTGCTACTGTATTGGCTCAAGCCATTTACACTATTGGTGCTAAAAACGTAGCAGCTGGTGCAAACCCAATGGATCTTAAAAGAGGTATTGACAAAGCCGTAACTGCTGTAGTAGCTAGTTTGGCAAAGCAGTCAAATGCTATCTCTACTTCTAAAGAAGTAACTCAAGTAGCTTCTATTTCTGCAAACAACGACATCGAAATCGGTCAAATGATTTCTGATGCAATGGATAAAGTAGGAAAAGAAGGTGTAATTACTGTAGAGGAAGCTCGTGGAACTGAAACCGAAGTAAAAACGGTAGAAGGAATGCAGTTTGACAGAGGTTACCTTTCTCCATACTTTGTAACTAATGCAGAGAAAATGGATGCTGAAATGGAGAACCCATTCATCCTTATTTCTGAGAAGAAAGTTTCTTCAATGAAAGAACTTCTTCCAGTATTAGAGGCGGTTGCTCAAACTTCTCGTCCTTTAATGATTATTGCAGAAGATGTTGACGGTGAAGCTCTTGCTACACTTGTAGTTAACAAAATCCGTGGTTCATTGAAAATCTGTGCTGTTAAGGCTCCAGGTTTTGGTGACAGAAGAAAAGCAATGTTAGAAGACATCGCTGTTTTAACTGGCGGAACTGTAATCTCTGAAGAAAGAGGATTCAAATTAGAAAATGCTGACATCACATTATTGGGTCAAGCAGAAAAAATCATCGTAGACAAAGACAATACAACTATTGTTAATGGAAGTGGTGATAAAGAAGCTATCTCTGGAAGAGTTAATCAAATCAAAGCACAGATTGAAACTACTACATCTGACTATGATAGAGAGAAACTTCAAGAGCGTTTAGCTAAACTTTCTGGTGGTGTTGCCATTATTTATATTGGTGCTGCTACAGAGGTTGAAATGAAAGAGAAGAAAGATAGAGTAGACGATGCTCTTCATGCTACCCGTGCGGCAGTAGAAGAAGGTATTGTAGCTGGTGGTGGGGTTGCCCTTATCAGAGCTCAAGCTGCTCTTGAAGGTCTTGAAGGTGCTAATGCCGATGAAAAAACTGGTATTGCAATCATCAGACAAGCTATCGAATCTCCATTAAGAACTATCGTTGCTAACTGTGGCGGAGAAGGTTCTGTAGTGGTTATGGAAGTTAAAAACGGTATAGGAGCTTATGGCTACAATGCTCGTGAAGACAAATACGAAGATCTTATTAAGGCGGGTATTATTGACCCAACTAAAGTAACTCGTTTGGCTCTTGAAAACGCAGCATCTATTTCTGGTATGTTATTAACTACAGAAGCTGTAGTTTCTGATATTCCTGAAGAGAAATCAGATATGGGTGGTCATGGTCATCCAGGTGGCGGAATGGGCGGAATGATGTAA
- a CDS encoding CTP synthase has translation MSGHKKKPKYIFVTGGVTSSLGKGIIASSLAKLLQARGLSVTIQKLDPYLNIDPGTLNPYEHGECYVTEDGAETDLDLGHYERFLNVRTSQINNVTTGRIYNNVLSRERKGDFLGKTVQVIPHITDEIKRNILNLGQEGKYDIVITEIGGCVGDIESLPFIEAIRQLKWDLGEKNMLTIHLTLIPYLKSAGELKTKPTQHSVKKLQESGIQPDIIVCRTEHSLPADIRRKIALFCNVHPKSVIEAKDASTIYDVPLLMEKEKLDQRVLYMMDLYNDKTPNMTEWKKFLGRLKNPTAQVTIGLIGKYVELPDAYKSIIESFIHAGAANECKVKIEWIHSESFTLTNIKEKLSHLDGVLVAPGFGERGIEGKIAAVKFVRENGIPFFGICLGMQMAVIEYARNVLGWEDAHSTEMAEETEHPVIHLMLDQKNVEDKGGTMRLGAYNCDLTKGSLASSIYGKKKISERHRHRWEFNDAYTKDFEAAGLIVSGINPENKLVEIVELPSHPFFIGVQFHPELKSTVLDPHPLFISFVKAAMDFSASKD, from the coding sequence ATGAGCGGGCACAAAAAAAAACCAAAATACATCTTCGTTACAGGAGGTGTTACTTCTTCACTAGGTAAAGGAATTATAGCATCTTCTTTAGCAAAACTGCTACAAGCTAGAGGGCTTTCTGTAACCATTCAGAAACTAGATCCTTATCTAAATATTGACCCAGGAACTTTAAACCCGTACGAACATGGCGAATGCTATGTTACCGAAGATGGTGCCGAAACTGACCTCGATTTAGGCCATTATGAGCGTTTCTTAAATGTAAGAACTTCCCAAATCAACAACGTTACTACAGGGAGGATTTACAATAATGTATTAAGTCGCGAGCGTAAAGGTGATTTCTTAGGAAAAACAGTTCAAGTGATTCCGCATATCACAGACGAAATCAAAAGAAACATCTTGAACTTAGGTCAAGAGGGTAAATATGACATTGTCATTACTGAAATTGGTGGTTGCGTAGGTGATATTGAATCATTACCATTTATTGAGGCTATTCGCCAGTTGAAGTGGGATTTAGGTGAGAAAAATATGCTCACTATTCATTTGACGCTAATTCCTTACTTAAAGTCTGCAGGAGAACTTAAAACTAAGCCAACTCAACACTCTGTAAAGAAACTGCAAGAATCTGGTATACAGCCAGATATTATCGTTTGTCGTACGGAGCATTCTTTACCAGCTGATATCAGAAGAAAAATTGCACTTTTCTGTAATGTGCATCCAAAATCTGTAATTGAAGCAAAAGATGCGAGCACTATCTACGATGTTCCGCTTTTGATGGAAAAAGAAAAGCTGGACCAGCGAGTACTTTACATGATGGACCTTTATAACGACAAAACTCCAAATATGACGGAGTGGAAGAAGTTCTTAGGTCGTTTGAAAAACCCTACTGCTCAGGTTACCATCGGTTTGATAGGTAAATACGTAGAGCTTCCTGACGCTTACAAATCTATTATTGAATCATTTATACATGCGGGTGCAGCCAATGAATGTAAAGTAAAAATTGAGTGGATTCACTCAGAAAGCTTTACACTGACTAATATAAAAGAAAAACTAAGTCACCTTGATGGTGTTTTGGTAGCTCCTGGTTTTGGAGAAAGAGGTATTGAAGGAAAAATAGCTGCCGTTAAGTTTGTAAGAGAAAATGGCATTCCTTTTTTCGGAATTTGTTTAGGTATGCAAATGGCAGTGATAGAATATGCCAGAAACGTGTTAGGTTGGGAAGATGCCCACTCTACCGAAATGGCAGAAGAAACCGAACACCCTGTTATTCACCTTATGTTAGACCAAAAAAATGTAGAAGACAAAGGTGGCACCATGCGTTTGGGAGCGTATAACTGTGATTTAACTAAGGGCTCTTTAGCTAGCAGCATATATGGTAAAAAGAAAATTTCCGAAAGACACAGGCACCGTTGGGAGTTTAACGACGCCTACACCAAGGATTTTGAAGCAGCAGGCCTTATTGTTTCAGGAATAAACCCTGAAAACAAACTGGTGGAGATAGTAGAACTACCTTCTCACCCTTTCTTTATAGGTGTTCAGTTTCATCCAGAATTAAAAAGTACCGTATTAGATCCGCATCCTCTGTTTATTTCTTTTGTGAAGGCTGCTATGGACTTTTCAGCTAGTAAAGACTAA
- a CDS encoding DUF3850 domain-containing protein has product MEHELKILPQYFEEVKNRNKTFELREDHRNYKVGDTLRLLEFDNDQYTGRACNRTILYILKDVEQYGLKKGFVILAMK; this is encoded by the coding sequence ATGGAGCACGAACTTAAAATATTACCACAGTACTTTGAAGAAGTAAAGAATAGAAACAAAACCTTTGAATTAAGGGAAGATCATAGGAATTATAAAGTAGGTGATACCCTCAGACTGCTTGAATTTGATAATGACCAATATACAGGCCGAGCATGTAACAGAACAATCTTATACATACTAAAAGATGTTGAACAGTACGGTCTTAAAAAAGGTTTTGTGATACTGGCTATGAAATAG
- a CDS encoding T9SS type A sorting domain-containing protein: protein MRNFLIILSALVFTNTQLYSQNISIERPGSPLCNGQKTYIHFDTTGVFDASEEFILFSLNFSGERTEIGRTQLDSIAVTATFSSDIFVQSSVTAISSDTINLSVDSFTGLFMTYAIEPVCEGYSNTLEIYTGLVAGDDITWRKDNQVIANAKENIYLAKESGTYTAKVQRGKCTYEVGGTAKIEIGRIRKANLSSTYAAEVCDGYSVNINGDVPNIDNLSFQWLYEGLPIVGATTKNYAAKETGNYQLSTTQGSCTSVSDNFKVRVGGLRAGSIVTQPIAAENGVLSVCHDLNANLSISNYLQNNDVSVSWLKDGIKVASGKSIFVKTPGEYRYRLEQGSCEVLSMPLKIQNTAKMRAFDLLTFSGSNTCEGQTASLYVKSRNSTISQSSFNFKLYKDNELLNTVPFLLDVLSISESGNYHLEGSFGVETCIVSSDTLTVNISGDTIPFDIYPNISEIKTCSDSTLIANNLNLTGIDGPTVIYTWKKDGQVIGNSNQKALLVKSSGNYSLTVEVDGACTYQSNPLKVSLNSLDAKVITPENGLCAENLNILNVQIGENDVRTQNAYGNLLFSSDISYQWFFDQTALGTKATQTINKSGNYKLSLKHQSCEIETAPVSIQLLQINKRLLPLADTLSICPNGGVTYISAAAIVDSYQWVNDSLNASSNAFEILADKVGSYKVWLEKDGCGTFSDIKTIKATNEIPTATLSGGETIQIGKTSQLEINFTGSAPWTLSTSVGENINVNKSPYFWEVTPLETTVYDLTTVTNPCGLGQTFGNATITVLVLGNEENKMEGLLVYPNPSKDHVRIELNQKPKQQPVVNLFNMKGELLKTGLIADKTLDIDISHLNEGNYLIRVVSENQVMTRKIIKRGF from the coding sequence ATGAGAAATTTCCTAATAATACTAAGTGCTTTAGTTTTTACAAATACCCAACTTTATTCGCAAAATATCAGTATTGAGCGTCCTGGTTCTCCATTGTGCAATGGTCAAAAGACTTATATTCACTTTGACACCACTGGGGTATTTGACGCTAGCGAAGAGTTTATTTTATTTAGCTTAAACTTTTCTGGCGAAAGAACCGAGATTGGCAGAACGCAGCTTGACAGCATAGCTGTTACAGCTACATTTTCGTCCGATATTTTTGTACAGTCTTCTGTTACCGCAATATCTTCGGATACCATAAACCTAAGTGTTGACTCATTTACAGGTTTGTTTATGACCTATGCCATAGAACCCGTTTGTGAAGGATACTCGAATACACTGGAAATATATACTGGATTAGTGGCTGGCGATGACATTACATGGAGAAAAGACAATCAAGTAATAGCCAATGCTAAAGAAAACATATACCTAGCAAAAGAGTCTGGCACATATACAGCAAAAGTTCAACGTGGGAAATGTACCTATGAAGTTGGTGGAACTGCAAAAATAGAAATTGGCAGAATAAGGAAGGCTAATTTAAGCTCTACCTATGCCGCCGAAGTCTGTGATGGGTATTCTGTCAATATTAATGGAGATGTACCAAATATAGACAATCTTAGTTTTCAATGGCTTTATGAAGGTTTACCTATTGTAGGAGCTACTACCAAAAACTATGCTGCCAAAGAAACAGGAAATTACCAATTAAGCACTACACAAGGTAGCTGTACCAGTGTATCTGATAATTTTAAAGTAAGAGTAGGCGGCTTAAGAGCAGGAAGTATCGTTACGCAGCCTATTGCTGCTGAAAATGGCGTCTTGTCTGTTTGCCATGACTTAAATGCAAACCTGAGCATTTCAAATTATTTACAAAACAATGATGTATCGGTTTCTTGGTTAAAAGATGGTATTAAGGTGGCTTCAGGAAAAAGCATTTTTGTAAAAACGCCAGGAGAGTATCGATACCGCTTAGAGCAAGGAAGCTGCGAAGTACTATCCATGCCCTTAAAAATTCAAAATACCGCAAAAATGCGTGCTTTTGATTTATTAACGTTCTCTGGTTCCAACACTTGTGAAGGTCAAACTGCCAGCCTTTATGTCAAATCCAGAAACAGCACCATCAGTCAAAGCTCTTTTAACTTCAAACTCTATAAAGACAATGAGTTACTAAACACAGTCCCCTTTCTGTTGGACGTACTTAGTATTTCTGAAAGTGGAAACTATCATTTAGAAGGTAGTTTTGGTGTAGAAACCTGCATTGTATCTTCTGACACACTTACTGTTAATATTTCAGGAGATACCATTCCTTTTGACATCTACCCTAACATTAGCGAAATCAAAACCTGCTCAGACTCTACTTTAATTGCAAACAACCTAAATCTTACAGGTATTGACGGGCCAACGGTAATTTATACTTGGAAAAAAGACGGTCAAGTGATTGGCAATTCCAACCAAAAAGCTTTGCTGGTCAAATCCAGCGGAAACTATAGCCTAACGGTTGAAGTAGATGGTGCTTGTACTTATCAGTCAAACCCATTGAAAGTAAGTCTTAATTCGCTGGATGCTAAAGTTATAACACCAGAGAACGGTTTGTGTGCTGAAAACTTAAACATTCTTAATGTCCAAATTGGCGAGAATGATGTCAGAACACAGAATGCCTATGGCAATTTATTATTCAGCTCTGACATTAGTTATCAATGGTTTTTTGACCAGACAGCTTTGGGTACAAAAGCAACACAAACCATCAATAAGTCTGGCAATTATAAGCTAAGTTTAAAACATCAATCTTGTGAAATAGAAACCGCCCCTGTAAGCATTCAGCTTCTACAAATTAATAAAAGGCTTCTTCCTTTAGCTGACACCCTTAGTATTTGCCCGAATGGTGGTGTGACCTATATCTCTGCAGCTGCTATAGTGGATAGTTATCAATGGGTTAATGATAGTTTAAATGCTAGTTCAAACGCCTTTGAAATTTTGGCAGATAAAGTGGGTTCCTATAAAGTTTGGTTAGAAAAAGACGGTTGCGGTACGTTTTCAGATATCAAAACGATTAAAGCTACAAACGAAATTCCAACAGCTACTTTAAGCGGAGGAGAAACTATTCAAATAGGTAAAACATCTCAACTAGAAATCAACTTTACGGGCTCAGCCCCATGGACTTTAAGTACCTCTGTGGGCGAAAACATCAACGTTAACAAATCACCCTACTTCTGGGAAGTTACTCCCTTAGAGACTACTGTTTATGATTTGACTACGGTTACAAATCCATGTGGCTTAGGCCAAACTTTTGGTAATGCCACTATCACGGTTTTGGTACTAGGGAATGAAGAGAATAAGATGGAAGGCTTGCTGGTTTATCCTAACCCGAGTAAAGACCACGTTCGTATAGAATTGAACCAAAAACCTAAGCAGCAGCCTGTGGTTAACCTCTTTAATATGAAAGGAGAGTTGTTAAAAACTGGGCTTATTGCTGACAAAACTTTGGACATAGATATCAGCCATTTGAATGAAGGAAATTACCTCATCCGAGTAGTGTCTGAAAATCAGGTTATGACCAGAAAGATTATCAAAAGAGGTTTTTAA